The proteins below are encoded in one region of Scomber japonicus isolate fScoJap1 chromosome 2, fScoJap1.pri, whole genome shotgun sequence:
- the LOC128375451 gene encoding E3 ubiquitin-protein ligase TRIM21-like isoform X2, producing the protein MSAASCLRSEDQFLCSICLDVFTDPVSTPCGHNFCKNCINQHWNSNDQYLCPLCNKVFYTRPELLINTLFSEMVSHSSEQQAAKPGEVPCDVCTGTKLKALKSCLVCLTSYCETHLEPHLTRSGLKRHQLMDPVENLEDRMCMKHDKPLELFCKTDQTCVCMLCSVLNHKTHEFVPLKEEYEGKKAELGKTEAEIQEMIQKRRLKIQEIKHSVDLSKEAADREKAEGVQVFTALKESVERSLNELIETIEEKQRTTEKQAEDFIKELEQEISELKKRSSEVEKLSHSEDHLHLLQNFPSLKAAPPTKDWTEVSIRPSYGGTVVKAVAQLEEMLSKQMKKQCEVKLKRVQQYAVDVTLDPDTANPWLILSADGKQVNCGDMWMNLPDNPERFSPSVSVLGKQSLSSGRFYFEVQVKEKTDWDLGVARESINRKGNTPLRPQYGFWTICLRNKNEYSARNSPPRCLSVKSRPQKVGVFVDYEEGLVSFHDIDAAALIYSFTGCSFTEKLYPYFCPCLNDSGKNSAPLIICPVNQTV; encoded by the exons atgtctgctgccagctgtctgagatctgaagatcagtttctgtgctccatctgtctggatgtgttcactgatccagtcagcacaccatgtggacacaacttctgcaaaaactgcatcaatcaacactggaacagtaatgaccagtacctgtgtccactgtgtaaCAAAGTTTTCTACACAAGACCTGAACTTCTCATCAACACATTGTTCTCTGAGATGgtttctca cagctcagagcaacaagctgccaaaccaggagaagttccctgtgacgtctgtactggaaccaaactgaaggccctgaagtcctgtctggtgtgtctgacctcctactgtgagactcacctggagcctcATCTGACAAGGTCAGGTctgaaaagacatcagctgatggaccctgtggagaacctggaagacaggatgtgtatgaagcacgataaacctctggagctgttctgtaagactgaccagacatgtgtctgcatgctctgctctgttttaaaccacaagacacatgagtttgttcctctgaaagaagaatatgaaggaaagaaggcagagctggggaagacagaggctgaaattcaggagatgatccagaagagacgactgaagattcaagagatcaaacactcagttgaTCTCAGtaaggaagctgcagacagagagaaagcagaaggtgttcaggtcttcaccgctctgaaggagtctgttgagagaagcctgaatgagctcattgagacgattgaagagaagcaaagaacaacagagaaacaggctgaagacttcatcaaagagctggaacaggaaatctctgagctgaagaagagaagctctgaggtggagaagctctcacactctgaagaccacctccacctcctccaaaacttcccatccctgaaagctgctccacccaccaaagactggacagaggtcAGCATCCGTCCATCATATGGGGGGACTGTGGTGaaagctgtggctcagctggaggagatgctcagtaaacagatgaagaagcAGTGTGAGGTCAAGCTGAAGAgggtccagcagtatgcagtggatgtgactcttgatcctgatacagcaaATCCCTGGCTCATCCTGTCTgctgatgggaaacaagtaAACTGTGGTGATATGTGGATGAATCTCCCAGACAACCCAGAGAGATTTTCTCCTTCTGTTAGTGTgttaggaaagcagagtttgtcttcaggtagattttactttgaggttcaggttaaagagaagactgactgggatttaggagtggccagagagtcgatCAACAGGAAGGGAAATACCCCACTGAGACCTCAATATGGTTTCTGGACTATatgtttgagaaataaaaatgagtatAGTGCTCGTAATAGCCCTCCACGCTGTCTCTCTGTGAAGTCTCgtcctcagaaggtgggggtgtttgtggattatgaggagggtctggtctcctttCATGACatagatgctgcagctcttatctactcctttactggctgctccttcactgagaaactctacccataCTTCTGTCCCTGTCTTAATGATAGTGGTAAAAACTCTgcccctctgatcatctgtcctgtcaatcaaactgtctgA
- the LOC128375451 gene encoding E3 ubiquitin-protein ligase TRIM21-like isoform X1, whose product MSAASCLRSEDQFLCSICLDVFTDPVSTPCGHNFCKNCINQHWNSNDQYLCPLCNKVFYTRPELLINTLFSEMVSQFRQEAQQKASSSSSEQQAAKPGEVPCDVCTGTKLKALKSCLVCLTSYCETHLEPHLTRSGLKRHQLMDPVENLEDRMCMKHDKPLELFCKTDQTCVCMLCSVLNHKTHEFVPLKEEYEGKKAELGKTEAEIQEMIQKRRLKIQEIKHSVDLSKEAADREKAEGVQVFTALKESVERSLNELIETIEEKQRTTEKQAEDFIKELEQEISELKKRSSEVEKLSHSEDHLHLLQNFPSLKAAPPTKDWTEVSIRPSYGGTVVKAVAQLEEMLSKQMKKQCEVKLKRVQQYAVDVTLDPDTANPWLILSADGKQVNCGDMWMNLPDNPERFSPSVSVLGKQSLSSGRFYFEVQVKEKTDWDLGVARESINRKGNTPLRPQYGFWTICLRNKNEYSARNSPPRCLSVKSRPQKVGVFVDYEEGLVSFHDIDAAALIYSFTGCSFTEKLYPYFCPCLNDSGKNSAPLIICPVNQTV is encoded by the coding sequence atgtctgctgccagctgtctgagatctgaagatcagtttctgtgctccatctgtctggatgtgttcactgatccagtcagcacaccatgtggacacaacttctgcaaaaactgcatcaatcaacactggaacagtaatgaccagtacctgtgtccactgtgtaaCAAAGTTTTCTACACAAGACCTGAACTTCTCATCAACACATTGTTCTCTGAGATGgtttctcagttcagacaggaagctcaacagaaagccagcagcagcagctcagagcaacaagctgccaaaccaggagaagttccctgtgacgtctgtactggaaccaaactgaaggccctgaagtcctgtctggtgtgtctgacctcctactgtgagactcacctggagcctcATCTGACAAGGTCAGGTctgaaaagacatcagctgatggaccctgtggagaacctggaagacaggatgtgtatgaagcacgataaacctctggagctgttctgtaagactgaccagacatgtgtctgcatgctctgctctgttttaaaccacaagacacatgagtttgttcctctgaaagaagaatatgaaggaaagaaggcagagctggggaagacagaggctgaaattcaggagatgatccagaagagacgactgaagattcaagagatcaaacactcagttgaTCTCAGtaaggaagctgcagacagagagaaagcagaaggtgttcaggtcttcaccgctctgaaggagtctgttgagagaagcctgaatgagctcattgagacgattgaagagaagcaaagaacaacagagaaacaggctgaagacttcatcaaagagctggaacaggaaatctctgagctgaagaagagaagctctgaggtggagaagctctcacactctgaagaccacctccacctcctccaaaacttcccatccctgaaagctgctccacccaccaaagactggacagaggtcAGCATCCGTCCATCATATGGGGGGACTGTGGTGaaagctgtggctcagctggaggagatgctcagtaaacagatgaagaagcAGTGTGAGGTCAAGCTGAAGAgggtccagcagtatgcagtggatgtgactcttgatcctgatacagcaaATCCCTGGCTCATCCTGTCTgctgatgggaaacaagtaAACTGTGGTGATATGTGGATGAATCTCCCAGACAACCCAGAGAGATTTTCTCCTTCTGTTAGTGTgttaggaaagcagagtttgtcttcaggtagattttactttgaggttcaggttaaagagaagactgactgggatttaggagtggccagagagtcgatCAACAGGAAGGGAAATACCCCACTGAGACCTCAATATGGTTTCTGGACTATatgtttgagaaataaaaatgagtatAGTGCTCGTAATAGCCCTCCACGCTGTCTCTCTGTGAAGTCTCgtcctcagaaggtgggggtgtttgtggattatgaggagggtctggtctcctttCATGACatagatgctgcagctcttatctactcctttactggctgctccttcactgagaaactctacccataCTTCTGTCCCTGTCTTAATGATAGTGGTAAAAACTCTgcccctctgatcatctgtcctgtcaatcaaactgtctgA